GCGACCGAAGAGATTGACGGCTCCCGTCCCAGAATCGGCGCCGGTGAATGTCTTGCCCTGATTGTCGCGCAGCAGGACACCGCCGTCGGGCGTCATCTGCACCTGATTCTGCGAGCTGGTCGAGGCGGGGAGATTCGCTCCCGAATAGGGCGAGAAGGCGATATTGAAACGCAGCAGCCGACCCGCATAGTCGGAGAAGACGCCATTGGCCGGATCGTTCAATCCGCGGTCGGGTAGAGCGAACATGGTCGCGACGAAAGTCGAGCCGCTGCGCCGCCAGGAATACGGATCGATGGCGAGGCTCGAGAAGGAGCCGAGCGTGTCGCCGAGGAAGTCGATCGTCGTCGCCGGAAGACGTCCAGTTCCAGTGAGGCCTTGATTGGTGAAGGTCACGCCGCCCAGGCTGATCGAGGTGGGACCGTCGTTGGCGACGACATTGGGCGTGCGATAGGTCTGCGCCAGTGCGGCGCCATGTAGCGCCAGCGTCGAGATGGACGCGAGCAACCAGTTACGAAAAGGCATTTCACTCTCCGGCTTTATAGCTTGGCCGGAGGTGTATGGCCGCCCCTTAACGATTCGGTGACAGTCGGGTCACGATCGCTAACGGAGCGGAAACATAGTGGCGTCGTGGCCTTCGTACCACAAAGGCCACGAAGCGGTCACGAGGACAGGTGAACGGTCACAAGGACACGTAGACGAATTTCGGTCCCTTGAGCGTCGGATAATTCTCGCGCAGCGCCTTGGCGACCTTGCCGACGAGCTCCTTGTCGCCTGCCGCCGAAGGGCCCACGAAATCCGTTCCCTGCATCCAGGTCTCGAGGAAGCAGTGGAGCTGATTGTCATAGGCGTCGTCGGTCGGATGAGCCGTCTTGTCGACGAGCGAGGCGATTCCGTCCGCGGCGACCTCGAGGCGCCAGTCGCGATCGTCGACGACCGAGCCGATGAGCTTCGCTATATCGGCGTCGGTCCACTCGCCCTTCAAATCAACCGCCATTGTTTTCGCTCCTTGCTGCGCGCGGCTCCGGCGCGGGATAAAATGGACGAAGGGCCGGGAACGCCTGTCGGATATCCGACAGGCGCGCGTCGCGGCCCTTACCGCTCGCTCACTTCTTGGTGAGCTTGGCCACCGCCATATCGATCGCCGTCGTCGCTTCGCCGACGGTCAGCCAGGCGTCCGCGCGATCCTCGCTCTTGAACGACTTGCCGAGATTATACGGCTCCTCACCCGGCACGTGCAGGAAACAGGCCCATTTTCCGTCGGCCTGCTCCTCGACCGTCACTTTGTAGTCCGCCACGCGGTCCTCCTCCTGTTGCTTTGCGTTGGTTCTCACGGTGCGCCGGTCCGTCCCCGGCGCGCTTTACGCGAAGCAGATTGGGCGCCAGAGCCTCGGCACGCTTATTGAACCTCTCCTGCGGCCGGCGGGACGCCGGCGCTGACGCGGAGCAACCCCATGACCGATATTGTCGAAGGGCCGGCGCTGGCCGCTCTATCCTGCGGAAAACCCGCGTTTCTCGTCGTGCTGCTGCATGGGGAGGGCGCCGACGGCCAGTCGATGGTCGATCATGCGCTCAATTGGGCGCCGACAATGCCCAAGGCCGAATTTCTCGCCGCCGAGGCGCCCGCCGGCGCCGATGGCGTTCGGAGCTGGTTCGATGCGGCCGATCCCGATGGGCTCGCCAAGGGCCTCGCGGCGCTCGTCCGGTTCCTCGACGAGGCGCTCGCCAAGCGTCGCCTGCCGCCCTCGCATCTGGCGCTGGTCGGCTTCTCGCAGGGCGCGACGCTGGCGCTGCTCGCCGGCCTCGCGCGGCCCGGCCCCGCGGCGGCGATCGTCGCCTTTTCGGGCGGCCCCTATGGCGCGTCGCCGACCGTCGGCGCGGATGGCGCGCCGCCCGTGCTGCTGATCCATGGCGACGCCGACGAGGCCGCGCCGCTCGCCTCGGCGCGCGAGACCAAGGCCGCTCTCACGGCGCAGGGCGCCCGCGTCTGGTCGATGACGCGCAAGGGTCTCGCCCATGCGATGGACGACGACGGAGTGATCGCCGCCGGGGACTTCCTCACCGAGCATGTCGTTCACAAGAAGGGCGGGGCTGCGGACGACCACGATCACGACCACGACGATCATGATCATGATCACGAGGCCCATTGACGCGTGGCATGGCTCTTGCGGAACGAGGGCACGCTCATTGCGAAAGGAGATCAGATCATGGCCCTGACCGCCGAGGACATAAAGGAAGGCAAATGCTATGCGACGCGCAGCCCCGAGCGATACAAGGTGATCGCCATAAATCCACGCGGGATCGTCACCTTCTTGACCTGGGAGGGCAATAAAAAGCTCGGCCCCTTGCGCGCCAATTGCGGCATGAAGGCTTTTCTCGAAGGCGTGACGAAAGAAATCCCCTGTCCGGCGGAAAGCTGAGCGGTCACACCGGCAAAGTGACGGTCGCGCGCAAGCCGCCGAGCGGCGCGCCCTCGAGCGTCACCTCGCCGCCATGCGAGCGCATGATGTCGCGGGCGATGGCGAGGCCGAGCCCGGAATGGCTCTCATCCTGATTGCGCGACTCGTCGAGACGGTAGAAGGGACGGAAAGCGTCCTCCCGACGTTCGACCGGAATGCCGGGGCCGTCATCGTCTATGTGGATGGTGAGCGTCTTGCCGTCATTGACGCCGGTGAGCACGATATTTTTCGCATAGCGCTGGGCGTTGCCGACGAGATTGGCGAGGCCGCGACGGAAGGCCGCGGGCCGCACGGCGACGAGCTTGCGGCCGGCGAAGCTCGTCCGCGCGCCGAGGCCGCGCCGCTCGGTGTCGGTCTTCAACTCGTCGAGAATCGCGGTGATGTCGGTGTCGGCCGTCGCCTCGCCGCCGTCGCCGCGCGCAAAGGCGAGATAGGCCTCGACCATGCGCTCCATTTCGTCGACGTCTTTCTTCAGCTCGCTCGTCTCCGTCGTTTCGCCGATCAGCGCGAGCGACAGTTTGAAGCGCGTGATGATGGTGCGCAGGTCATGCGAGACGCCGTTGAGCATGGTCGTGCGCTGCTCCATGGCGCGCTCGACGCGGCGTTTCATCTCCAAAAATGCCGCGCCCGCCTGCCGCACCTCGCGCGCGCCGCGCGGGCTGAAGGCGATCTCGCGCCCCTTGCCGAACTCTTCCGCCGCGCGGGCGAGGCGAAGGATCGGGCGGATCTGATTGCGCAGGAATGACGTCGCAATGGCGATGATGACCAGCGAGGCGATCACCGTCCAGATGAAGAAGATTTCCGAGTTGGACGCATAGGCCTGGGTGCGATGGGCGAGCAGGCGCATCACCGAATCGTCGAGCGCGACGCGGATTTCGACGATGTTGGAGCGTCCGACCGTGTCGATCCAGAAGGGCCGTTGCAGGCGCAGCGACAATTCCCGCGAAAGCGTATGGTCGAGCAGCGAGAAGAAAGGCTTGGCTGCGGGCGGCGGGAGCGGCTCCTTGGGCAGGAAATGGACGTCTATGCTCAAATCTTCGCCGGCGATGCGCTGGAGGATTTCACGATGCTCGCCCTTCGGGAAGGCGTCGTAGAAATCGATGAGCGCCGCCACGTCGCGCGCCACTGCGGCGGAGAGGCGCGAGGTCACCGCCTGCCAATGCCGCTCCATGAAGAAATAGGCGACCGCCGATTGCAGCAGCACGATCGGCAGGATGACGATCAGCAGCGAGCGGGCGTAGAGCCCCTTGGGCATGCGCGCATGCAGCCAGCCGGCGAAGCGCCGCCAGAGCTGGCGCGGGGCGTCGAGCGCGGCGGGGAGGGCGTGGGTCATTGCGCTTTTCCGTATTCCTCGTCCGGGCCGACGACGGCGTCCACCCACAGCCTGTATCCGCGGCCGCGGATCGTCTGCAGATGGCGCGGGCCGCCCGCGTCACCCTCGATCTTGCGGCGCAGCCGCGCCACCTCGACGTCGACGCTGCGCTCGCCCGCGGTCTCGACTTTGCCATTGACCTGGCGCTGCGCCAACCTTTGCCGTGACACGATCTCGCCCGCATTCATCGCCAGCGCGCGAAGAATCTCTTCTTCGCGAGTCGTCAGATGGATGATTCGACCATGCTCGCGCAATCGGCCCTTTTCGAGATCGAAGCCGAAGGCGCCGAAACGCACGCTCGCGACCTCTGGGGCAGGGCGGGCGGCGCGGCCGGCGCGGCGCAAAATGCTGGCGATGCGCAGCGAGAGCTCGCGCGGCTCGAAGGGCTTGGCGAGATAATCGTCGACGCCGGCCTCGAGCCCCGCCACGCGATCGGCGGTCTCGCCGCGCGCCGTCAGCATGAGGATGGGGGAGGAGCGCAAAGGCTCCGCCGCGCTACGTAATTTGCGCGCGAATTCCGGTCCGCTCTCGCCGGGCATCATCACATCGAGGACGATGAGGTCGAAGGTCATGTCGGCGAGCCGCGCGCGCGCCTGGACGGCGTCGGCGGCGGCGCTGACCAGATAGCCCTGCGCGGCGAGATAGCGCGACAGCAGCGAGCGTATGCGCCGGTCGTCGTCGACGACGAGAATATGCGGGCCGGGCTCGGCCGCAGGCTGCGGCGCTGGCGCGCTCATGCGGCGTCGTCTTCGGTGAGCTGCCGCCGGCGGCGGCGCGGCGGCAGATGCGCGCGCACTTTCTCGCGATCGGGGGCGTTGACCATGGCGAGCAGAAAATCGGCCGTCGCGTCGCGCGCCTCCGGCGGCAGCTCGCCGAAGACGCGGCGGAAGCGCTCGGATTGCAGCGCCGCGAGCTCCTGGGCGAGACGCGCGCCTTTGGGCGTCGGGAACAAGAGGCGCTGACGGCGATCGGTCGCCCCCTCGCGCGCCTCCACGAAGCCGGCGTCGAGCAATTGCTTGAGCACGCGGTTGAGGCTCTGCTTGGTGATCTTCAGAATATCGAGCAGCGCGGCTATGGCGAGGCCAGGACGGCGATAGACGAAATGCAGCACGCGGTGATGAGCGCGGCCGAATTCATAATTCTCGAGCAGCCGGTCGGCGTCGCCGACGAAATCGCGATAGGCG
This genomic window from Methylosinus sp. H3A contains:
- a CDS encoding MarR family transcriptional regulator, producing the protein MKTSIERKLPRPASTQALVGREPTPESEPMFDLIELFFFAYRDFVGDADRLLENYEFGRAHHRVLHFVYRRPGLAIAALLDILKITKQSLNRVLKQLLDAGFVEAREGATDRRQRLLFPTPKGARLAQELAALQSERFRRVFGELPPEARDATADFLLAMVNAPDREKVRAHLPPRRRRRQLTEDDAA
- a CDS encoding alpha/beta hydrolase — its product is MTDIVEGPALAALSCGKPAFLVVLLHGEGADGQSMVDHALNWAPTMPKAEFLAAEAPAGADGVRSWFDAADPDGLAKGLAALVRFLDEALAKRRLPPSHLALVGFSQGATLALLAGLARPGPAAAIVAFSGGPYGASPTVGADGAPPVLLIHGDADEAAPLASARETKAALTAQGARVWSMTRKGLAHAMDDDGVIAAGDFLTEHVVHKKGGAADDHDHDHDDHDHDHEAH
- a CDS encoding response regulator codes for the protein MSAPAPQPAAEPGPHILVVDDDRRIRSLLSRYLAAQGYLVSAAADAVQARARLADMTFDLIVLDVMMPGESGPEFARKLRSAAEPLRSSPILMLTARGETADRVAGLEAGVDDYLAKPFEPRELSLRIASILRRAGRAARPAPEVASVRFGAFGFDLEKGRLREHGRIIHLTTREEEILRALAMNAGEIVSRQRLAQRQVNGKVETAGERSVDVEVARLRRKIEGDAGGPRHLQTIRGRGYRLWVDAVVGPDEEYGKAQ
- a CDS encoding ATP-binding protein, giving the protein MTHALPAALDAPRQLWRRFAGWLHARMPKGLYARSLLIVILPIVLLQSAVAYFFMERHWQAVTSRLSAAVARDVAALIDFYDAFPKGEHREILQRIAGEDLSIDVHFLPKEPLPPPAAKPFFSLLDHTLSRELSLRLQRPFWIDTVGRSNIVEIRVALDDSVMRLLAHRTQAYASNSEIFFIWTVIASLVIIAIATSFLRNQIRPILRLARAAEEFGKGREIAFSPRGAREVRQAGAAFLEMKRRVERAMEQRTTMLNGVSHDLRTIITRFKLSLALIGETTETSELKKDVDEMERMVEAYLAFARGDGGEATADTDITAILDELKTDTERRGLGARTSFAGRKLVAVRPAAFRRGLANLVGNAQRYAKNIVLTGVNDGKTLTIHIDDDGPGIPVERREDAFRPFYRLDESRNQDESHSGLGLAIARDIMRSHGGEVTLEGAPLGGLRATVTLPV